One genomic window of Nitrosomonas sp. Is35 includes the following:
- a CDS encoding phosphoglycerate kinase translates to MSVIKLVDLDLKGKRVFIRADLNVPVKDGKVTSDARITASMATINHCIKQGAKVMVTSHLGRPEEGVWTEENSLKPVADNIASRLGKPVRLIKDWVDGGFDVAAGELVVLENCRINKGEKKNVEETAQKYAKLCDVFVMDAFGTAHRAEASTHGIAKYAPVACAGILLTEELDALTKALLSPARPMVAIVGGSKVSTKLTVLEALSEKVDQLVVGGGIANTFLKATGKNVGKSLCEDDLVPTAKALMDKMAKRNASIPIAVDVVTGKKFDANEPAVLKDAGAVADDDMIFDIGPKSAQELVDIIMKAGTVVWNGPVGVFEFDQFGAGTEKIARAIAETKAFTLAGGGDTIAAIQKYDIYDKVSYISTAGGAFLEFLEGKKLPAVEILETRAK, encoded by the coding sequence GTGTCCGTTATTAAACTAGTTGACCTTGACCTTAAAGGTAAACGTGTATTTATTCGCGCTGATCTGAATGTCCCTGTAAAAGATGGAAAAGTGACCTCGGATGCACGCATTACCGCCTCGATGGCGACCATTAATCACTGCATCAAACAAGGCGCGAAAGTGATGGTGACTTCGCACTTGGGCCGCCCTGAAGAAGGCGTGTGGACTGAAGAGAATTCTCTAAAACCGGTGGCTGATAATATTGCCAGCCGTTTGGGAAAACCAGTGCGTTTAATCAAGGACTGGGTTGATGGCGGATTTGATGTCGCGGCTGGAGAACTGGTCGTGCTGGAAAACTGCCGCATCAATAAAGGCGAAAAGAAAAATGTCGAGGAGACCGCGCAAAAATACGCAAAACTATGCGATGTTTTTGTCATGGACGCATTCGGCACCGCGCACCGCGCGGAAGCTTCAACCCACGGTATCGCTAAATATGCACCGGTGGCTTGCGCCGGTATCCTGCTGACAGAAGAACTGGATGCGCTGACCAAAGCGCTGTTGAGCCCAGCTCGTCCGATGGTGGCGATTGTCGGCGGCTCGAAAGTCTCAACCAAGCTGACTGTGCTGGAAGCATTGTCCGAGAAAGTGGATCAACTAGTGGTGGGCGGCGGGATTGCCAATACCTTCCTTAAAGCGACCGGCAAAAATGTTGGCAAATCGTTGTGTGAAGATGATTTGGTTCCAACAGCCAAAGCCTTGATGGATAAAATGGCGAAACGCAATGCCTCGATTCCGATTGCGGTCGACGTGGTGACCGGTAAAAAATTCGATGCCAATGAACCGGCGGTATTGAAAGATGCCGGTGCTGTGGCGGACGATGACATGATTTTTGATATCGGCCCGAAAAGTGCGCAAGAATTGGTGGACATCATCATGAAAGCCGGTACGGTGGTATGGAACGGCCCGGTCGGTGTGTTTGAGTTTGATCAATTTGGCGCCGGAACCGAAAAAATCGCGCGTGCAATTGCGGAAACGAAGGCTTTCACGTTAGCGGGCGGCGGTGATACCATTGCAGCTATTCAGAAGTATGATATTTACGACAAAGTTTCCTATATTTCAACCGCAGGCGGGGCATTCCTGGAGTTCCTGGAAGGTAAAAAACTCCCGGCGGTAGAAATATTGGAGACGCGTGCCAAATAA
- the pyk gene encoding pyruvate kinase, whose translation MIRRTKIVATLGPACNNPKILDRLIRAGVDVVRINFSHGTREQHIEFAEMTRSLARAAGLTVGVLADLQGPKIRVGRFEHGKIRLEVGDQFILDANCELGNQERVGLDYKELPNDLETGATLMLDDGRIVLGVSHVKGHQVFCVVEQGGILSNNKGINRKGGGLGAPALTSKDLEDIKTAAELGADYLAVSFVRSGDDIRQARALFQEAGGRGMIMAKIERSEAILALDDILEASDAIMVARGDLAVEVGDAAVPALQKRMIRSARANNKTVVTATQMMESMITNPIPTRAEVSDVANAVLDGTDAVMLSAESAAGEYPVEAVEAMARVCLEAEKEYLVNTDRRMQNINPATIEEAIARATMYTASGLQIRAIAALTQSGVTALLMSRRSSKVPIFALSPNEETRRRVTLFRGVYPVEFGAGLNDPEEILNLAEQELLNRGVVRSGDIMVMTIGEPVGKTGGTNTMKIIRVGEWKTRQGIDAK comes from the coding sequence ATGATCCGAAGAACAAAAATTGTAGCGACCCTGGGTCCCGCCTGTAACAATCCAAAAATCTTGGATCGTTTAATCCGGGCCGGTGTTGATGTTGTCCGGATCAATTTTTCGCACGGCACGCGCGAACAGCATATCGAATTCGCCGAGATGACACGGTCGCTGGCGCGGGCTGCGGGTCTTACAGTCGGTGTGCTGGCCGATCTGCAAGGGCCGAAAATACGCGTCGGCAGATTCGAGCACGGTAAGATCAGGCTCGAAGTCGGTGATCAGTTCATTCTGGATGCCAATTGTGAATTAGGCAATCAGGAAAGAGTCGGTCTGGATTATAAGGAATTGCCGAACGATCTGGAAACCGGCGCTACGCTGATGCTGGATGATGGCCGGATTGTACTCGGTGTATCGCATGTGAAAGGTCATCAGGTATTCTGCGTGGTCGAGCAGGGCGGCATACTGTCCAATAATAAAGGCATTAACCGTAAAGGTGGCGGACTCGGTGCGCCAGCGCTGACCAGCAAGGATCTGGAAGACATCAAAACAGCAGCCGAACTGGGCGCGGATTACTTAGCCGTATCGTTTGTCCGCTCTGGCGACGATATCCGCCAAGCGCGCGCATTGTTTCAAGAGGCAGGCGGCAGAGGTATGATCATGGCCAAGATCGAACGCTCCGAGGCTATTCTTGCTTTGGACGATATTCTCGAAGCCTCGGATGCCATTATGGTGGCGCGGGGTGATCTGGCGGTTGAAGTCGGCGATGCCGCCGTTCCGGCGCTGCAAAAAAGAATGATCCGCTCCGCGCGCGCCAACAATAAAACCGTGGTAACCGCCACGCAAATGATGGAATCGATGATTACCAATCCGATTCCAACACGGGCGGAAGTATCGGACGTGGCTAACGCGGTGCTGGATGGCACGGATGCAGTCATGCTGTCGGCGGAATCCGCCGCTGGGGAATATCCGGTGGAAGCGGTCGAAGCGATGGCCAGAGTTTGCCTGGAGGCGGAAAAGGAATATCTGGTCAACACCGACCGGCGGATGCAGAATATCAATCCGGCGACTATCGAAGAAGCCATTGCCCGCGCCACCATGTACACTGCCAGCGGCTTACAGATTCGCGCCATCGCCGCACTAACGCAAAGCGGCGTAACCGCGTTGCTGATGTCGCGCAGAAGCTCCAAAGTACCTATTTTTGCGTTGAGCCCCAACGAAGAAACGCGTAGAAGGGTCACGTTGTTCAGAGGTGTATATCCGGTGGAATTCGGCGCGGGATTGAACGATCCGGAAGAAATTCTGAATCTGGCCGAACAGGAATTACTCAATCGCGGTGTGGTGCGTAGCGGTGATATTATGGTGATGACGATCGGCGAACCGGTGGGTAAAACCGGTGGCACCAATACGATGAAGATTATCAGAGTCGGCGAATGGAAAACAAGACAAGGTATTGATGCGAAATAA
- the fba gene encoding class II fructose-bisphosphate aldolase (catalyzes the reversible aldol condensation of dihydroxyacetonephosphate and glyceraldehyde 3-phosphate in the Calvin cycle, glycolysis, and/or gluconeogenesis) — MALVSLRQLLDHAAENGYGLPAFNVNNLEQIQAIMQAADECNSPVIMQGSAGARKYAGEAFLRHLIEAAVESYPHIPIVMHQDHGASPSVCVNAIRSGFSSVMMDGSLQADAKTPSSYEYNVNVTADVVNIAHSVGVSVEGELGCLGSLESGMGEAEDGHGAEGVLSHDQLLTDPEEAADFVRKTGVDALAIAIGTSHGAYKFTRKPTGDILAIQRIKEIHARIPNTHLVMHGSSSVPQEWLEIIRQFGGDIKETYGVPVEEIQQGIKYGVRKVNIDTDIRLAMTGAIRRSLEKDKSNFDPRKFLKEATAAAKDICKARFEAFGCAGQAGKIKPISLESMANRYAKGELNAVIK, encoded by the coding sequence ATGGCACTCGTATCATTAAGACAACTACTCGATCACGCAGCGGAAAACGGCTACGGTTTACCGGCTTTCAACGTCAACAACCTGGAACAGATCCAGGCGATCATGCAAGCCGCTGACGAATGTAACAGCCCGGTCATCATGCAAGGTTCCGCCGGTGCGAGAAAGTATGCCGGTGAAGCATTTTTACGTCATTTGATTGAAGCAGCTGTTGAATCTTATCCGCATATCCCGATTGTGATGCATCAGGATCATGGTGCTTCTCCTTCCGTTTGTGTCAATGCGATCCGTAGCGGTTTCTCAAGCGTCATGATGGACGGCTCGTTGCAAGCAGACGCCAAAACACCGTCTTCGTACGAATACAACGTTAATGTCACAGCCGATGTCGTTAATATCGCGCACTCCGTTGGCGTATCGGTAGAAGGCGAGCTGGGTTGCCTGGGATCTCTGGAATCCGGCATGGGTGAAGCCGAAGACGGTCACGGCGCGGAAGGCGTGTTATCGCACGATCAACTGTTGACCGATCCGGAAGAAGCCGCCGATTTTGTCCGTAAAACCGGTGTGGATGCACTGGCAATCGCTATCGGAACCTCGCATGGCGCGTACAAATTCACTCGCAAACCCACCGGCGATATCCTGGCGATCCAACGCATCAAGGAAATCCATGCACGTATCCCCAACACGCATTTGGTCATGCACGGCTCCAGCTCGGTACCGCAAGAATGGCTGGAAATCATCCGCCAATTCGGCGGCGACATCAAAGAAACCTACGGTGTTCCGGTCGAAGAAATTCAACAAGGGATCAAGTATGGCGTGCGTAAAGTCAACATCGACACGGATATCCGCTTAGCGATGACCGGCGCGATCCGCCGCAGCCTGGAAAAAGACAAAAGCAATTTCGACCCGCGCAAATTCCTGAAAGAAGCAACCGCAGCGGCCAAAGACATTTGTAAAGCGCGCTTTGAAGCCTTCGGCTGCGCCGGACAGGCTGGAAAAATCAAACCAATTTCTCTGGAAAGTATGGCGAACCGCTATGCTAAAGGCGAATTGAACGCGGTTATTAAGTAA
- a CDS encoding GIY-YIG nuclease family protein — MTGSDPESGKPAIYIGEAESIRDRIKAHLEKDFWNQIIFFISKDENLTKAHIRFLEGKLIDQARKSGRAVVTNGQSSGARLPESDREDMEIFLEKINQLLPVLGVELLVPTAAKAVTESEQKKLFCEIKGIKAEGHLAPNGFVVLKGSQAILNDRASAQKWPWTMNMRQRLKDEGVLEIKNNTLVFTRDAEFTSPSSAAAVIHGGHANGLTAWKDISGKTLKEIESL; from the coding sequence TTGACGGGCTCTGATCCTGAATCGGGAAAACCAGCAATCTATATCGGTGAAGCCGAGAGCATTCGTGATCGAATTAAAGCTCACTTGGAAAAAGATTTTTGGAATCAAATCATCTTTTTTATCAGTAAAGACGAGAACTTAACTAAGGCACACATCCGCTTTCTTGAAGGAAAGCTAATAGACCAGGCGCGCAAATCTGGGCGAGCCGTGGTTACAAACGGCCAAAGTAGCGGAGCTCGATTGCCTGAATCTGATCGAGAGGATATGGAAATATTTTTAGAAAAGATTAACCAATTATTGCCAGTTCTAGGGGTCGAGCTCCTCGTGCCAACAGCAGCAAAAGCCGTCACAGAATCCGAACAGAAGAAACTGTTCTGCGAGATTAAGGGGATTAAAGCAGAGGGTCATTTGGCACCCAATGGTTTTGTGGTACTTAAGGGTTCTCAAGCTATTTTGAACGATCGGGCTTCAGCTCAAAAGTGGCCATGGACAATGAATATGCGGCAGCGCTTAAAAGATGAAGGTGTATTAGAGATCAAAAACAATACATTGGTATTTACAAGAGATGCGGAGTTTACAAGCCCGAGTTCGGCAGCAGCGGTTATTCATGGCGGACATGCAAATGGACTCACCGCATGGAAAGATATAAGCGGGAAAACTCTTAAGGAAATAGAATCATTATAA
- a CDS encoding oxidative damage protection protein, producing MARMVKCIKLGREAEGLDFQTYPGELGKRIFENVSKEAWSQWIKHQTTLVNENRLNLSDAKARKYLAEQMEAHFFGEGAEQAAGYVPPKN from the coding sequence ATGGCAAGAATGGTGAAATGCATCAAACTAGGCCGCGAAGCCGAAGGCCTGGATTTTCAAACTTACCCCGGCGAACTGGGCAAGCGGATTTTTGAGAATGTATCCAAGGAAGCCTGGAGCCAGTGGATCAAACACCAAACCACGCTGGTCAACGAAAATCGTTTAAATCTCTCAGACGCCAAAGCACGGAAATATCTGGCGGAACAAATGGAAGCGCATTTTTTTGGGGAAGGTGCGGAGCAGGCAGCAGGGTATGTGCCTCCTAAGAATTAA